A window of Pusillimonas sp. T7-7 contains these coding sequences:
- a CDS encoding ISL3 family transposase, whose translation MKATHQRTLKHTRQGNQLMVLHLAVPKYHCLDCNRYFRHRFAGIRPRRRATEAYRLEVFEAHDGGVSQRQLTRTHRIGSATVERWYQSFIKQRVSELSGRSCPQVLGIDEHFFSRKKGYATTLVDLKHHKVFDVVLGRSEASLRSYLKRLPGREHVRVIVMDLSETYRRIAQEYFPNAMIVADRFHVVRLVNQHFLKLWQQHDPEGRKNRGLLSLMRRHHWKLSSVQKERLHQYLAQEPVLQALYFAKQQLNGFLVMKHLKAKRAKQLLPKFLALIRQFEQSPAKALAATLTSWLEPIVRMWRFTKSNGITEGFHTKMEMLSRRAYGFRNFENYRMRVLAQCGWNGVINRV comes from the coding sequence ATTAAAGCGACGCACCAGCGTACGCTCAAGCACACCCGCCAAGGCAACCAGTTGATGGTGCTGCATCTAGCCGTGCCCAAGTACCACTGCTTGGACTGCAATCGCTATTTTCGTCACCGCTTCGCGGGCATCCGGCCACGGCGCCGGGCCACCGAGGCGTATCGCTTGGAGGTCTTCGAGGCGCACGACGGGGGCGTGAGCCAGCGCCAGCTGACGCGCACGCACCGGATCGGCAGTGCCACGGTCGAGCGCTGGTACCAGTCCTTTATCAAGCAGCGGGTCTCGGAGCTGTCGGGTCGAAGTTGTCCGCAGGTTCTAGGCATTGATGAGCACTTCTTTAGCCGCAAGAAGGGCTACGCCACCACGCTGGTTGATTTGAAGCACCACAAGGTGTTCGATGTGGTGCTGGGGCGCTCAGAAGCGAGCCTGCGCAGCTATTTGAAGCGTTTACCAGGGCGTGAGCACGTGCGGGTCATTGTGATGGACCTGTCCGAGACCTATCGGCGCATTGCCCAGGAGTACTTCCCCAACGCCATGATCGTGGCTGACCGCTTCCATGTCGTGCGGTTGGTGAACCAGCACTTTCTGAAGCTATGGCAGCAGCATGATCCGGAGGGGCGCAAGAACCGGGGGCTGCTCAGCCTGATGCGCCGCCATCACTGGAAGCTATCCTCAGTGCAAAAAGAACGCCTGCACCAGTACCTGGCCCAGGAGCCCGTACTGCAGGCGCTTTACTTTGCCAAGCAGCAGTTGAATGGGTTTCTGGTCATGAAGCACTTGAAGGCCAAGCGGGCCAAACAGCTGTTGCCCAAGTTCCTGGCCTTGATTCGTCAGTTTGAGCAAAGTCCGGCCAAGGCGCTGGCCGCGACGTTAACATCGTGGCTCGAGCCCATCGTACGTATGTGGCGATTCACCAAGTCCAATGGGATCACTGAAGGATTCCATACAAAGATGGAGATGCTCTCACGCCGAGCGTATGGGTTCAGGAATTTTGAGAATTACCGCATGAGAGTCTTGGCTCAATGCGGTTGGAATGGTGTAATTAACCGGGTTTGA
- a CDS encoding cold-shock protein produces MKTEFGIVKWFNNDKGFGFIMPESGGKDLFAHYSEIQGSGHKSLEENQRVSFVASEGQKGPQASNIQVV; encoded by the coding sequence TTGAAAACAGAATTTGGTATCGTGAAGTGGTTCAACAATGACAAGGGCTTTGGCTTTATCATGCCCGAGTCGGGTGGCAAGGACCTCTTTGCGCACTACAGCGAAATTCAAGGCTCCGGCCATAAAAGCCTCGAAGAGAACCAGCGCGTTTCGTTCGTAGCATCGGAAGGGCAGAAAGGCCCTCAGGCATCAAACATTCAGGTGGTTTGA
- a CDS encoding DUF1330 domain-containing protein, with product MSAYAVATIRETRFNDEVAEYLRRIDDTLAPFSGRYLIHGGPYLPLEGSWSGDLVVIVFPSMEQAQAWYHSDAYGAIRKLRTANTEGDVLLVQGVADGHKGADILG from the coding sequence ATGTCTGCTTATGCTGTAGCTACTATCCGCGAGACACGCTTCAACGACGAGGTTGCGGAATATCTGCGCCGAATTGATGACACTCTGGCGCCGTTCTCTGGTCGATATCTAATCCATGGTGGCCCCTACCTTCCATTGGAAGGCTCATGGTCGGGCGATTTGGTCGTGATCGTGTTTCCCTCAATGGAACAGGCGCAGGCCTGGTATCACTCCGATGCGTATGGGGCAATCCGGAAGTTACGGACGGCAAATACAGAGGGTGACGTGCTGCTGGTGCAGGGAGTGGCAGACGGCCATAAGGGAGCGGATATCCTCGGGTAA
- a CDS encoding Rrf2 family transcriptional regulator translates to MKLGDGVEQAIHSVTMLAGLSSSGVLSAAALAEFHGVSASYLLKHLQALSGAGIVHTLPGPKGGYRLARQPAKITLLDIVLAVEGSSPAFRCNEIRRRGPNPPSSSMLTKPCSINAAMLRAEQAYRAELRRVSIADILSEVSAMDDGSIQHRSCLFLDIHERKPVSTS, encoded by the coding sequence ATGAAGCTCGGTGACGGCGTAGAGCAAGCCATTCACAGCGTGACCATGTTGGCAGGGCTTTCTTCCAGCGGAGTTTTGTCAGCGGCGGCGCTGGCCGAATTCCACGGTGTGTCGGCCAGCTATCTTCTGAAGCATCTGCAAGCGCTTTCAGGGGCGGGTATCGTTCATACGCTGCCTGGCCCCAAAGGCGGCTATCGCTTGGCGCGCCAACCCGCGAAAATCACTTTGCTTGACATCGTACTGGCGGTAGAAGGGTCTTCCCCCGCATTTCGCTGCAATGAAATCAGGCGCCGCGGGCCTAACCCGCCCTCCTCGAGCATGTTGACCAAGCCCTGCAGCATCAATGCAGCCATGTTGCGCGCCGAGCAAGCGTACCGAGCCGAATTACGACGAGTCAGCATAGCGGACATTCTGTCCGAAGTAAGCGCGATGGATGACGGAAGCATCCAGCACAGAAGCTGCTTGTTCTTGGACATCCACGAGCGCAAGCCAGTCAGTACCAGCTAA
- a CDS encoding carboxymuconolactone decarboxylase family protein: MQARLDFTKAAPDAYNAVIKLEKYVTGESGLDHRLLHLIKLRASQINGCAYCVDMHVKEARRDGLSEQWINLVSVWQESPVFDPRERAVLAWTEALTNVAQTRAPDADFEPLRDFFSEAEMTKITIAIGTINVWNRLCVAFRSQHPVDALAHAA, from the coding sequence ATGCAAGCACGTCTCGATTTCACAAAAGCCGCGCCCGATGCTTACAACGCGGTCATCAAGCTCGAAAAGTACGTAACAGGGGAGTCCGGGCTAGACCATCGGCTTCTTCATCTGATCAAGCTAAGAGCCTCTCAAATCAATGGCTGCGCCTATTGCGTGGACATGCACGTCAAGGAAGCGCGTCGCGACGGCCTCAGCGAACAATGGATCAACCTGGTCAGCGTTTGGCAGGAATCGCCGGTCTTCGACCCGCGCGAGCGAGCAGTTCTTGCCTGGACCGAGGCACTGACCAATGTTGCGCAAACTCGTGCGCCCGACGCTGACTTCGAGCCGCTGCGTGATTTCTTTTCTGAGGCTGAAATGACGAAGATCACGATCGCCATCGGCACAATCAACGTATGGAACCGCCTCTGCGTAGCTTTCCGCTCTCAGCACCCTGTCGATGCGCTGGCACACGCCGCTTGA
- a CDS encoding DUF4336 domain-containing protein, producing MDEQHDRLTYPPLNTLKPVATDVWVVDGPMIRFGMPWPKMPFSTRMTIIRLKDKRLFIHSPTLLTDGLRAEMAEIGNVSHIIGPNRIHYWWIPEWHHSFPKAKIWLAPRINEQMGDLIDFDATELTEACGYPWDDEITTLPIAGDFMTEVEFFHQASRSLILTDFIENFEPQKLRWPWRWLARIGGVVHPDGGMPRDMRYTFSKQRQQMKTAIQRMIAWQPERIILAHGRCYERNGAYELTRAFRWLLDGSD from the coding sequence ATGGATGAGCAACATGATCGCCTCACTTATCCCCCGCTCAACACTCTGAAGCCTGTCGCTACGGATGTCTGGGTCGTTGACGGCCCTATGATCCGGTTTGGCATGCCATGGCCCAAGATGCCATTCTCGACACGAATGACAATTATCCGGCTCAAGGACAAGCGCCTTTTTATTCACTCGCCTACTCTCCTGACGGATGGCCTGCGAGCCGAGATGGCCGAAATTGGTAATGTAAGCCACATCATCGGGCCGAACCGGATTCACTACTGGTGGATACCTGAATGGCACCATTCTTTTCCCAAGGCGAAAATCTGGTTGGCGCCAAGGATCAATGAGCAAATGGGTGACCTGATCGATTTTGACGCGACCGAGCTCACAGAAGCATGCGGCTACCCCTGGGATGATGAAATCACAACGCTGCCAATAGCCGGCGACTTCATGACCGAAGTGGAGTTTTTCCATCAGGCCAGTCGCAGCTTGATTCTTACAGACTTTATCGAAAACTTCGAACCACAGAAGCTGCGCTGGCCATGGCGCTGGTTGGCAAGGATCGGGGGCGTAGTTCATCCCGACGGCGGAATGCCGCGCGACATGCGTTATACATTTTCAAAGCAGCGACAGCAAATGAAGACGGCGATTCAGAGGATGATTGCGTGGCAGCCGGAACGTATCATCCTTGCGCATGGCCGCTGTTACGAACGCAACGGAGCTTACGAATTGACGCGGGCATTTCGCTGGCTGCTTGATGGTTCTGACTAA
- a CDS encoding ferritin-like domain-containing protein encodes MMTRTEKQREVRMQALDALALQDPEAKCAAVWAMRETTNISVDARLDALDGIPGRPARPELVAPASVPRRAMSTVEGRAALLHALAHIEFNAINLALDILWRFPGMPVAFYQDWCKVAVEEATHFDLLWRRLQELGYAYGDFSAHNGLWEMAEKTQGDLLARLALVPRTLEARGLDVSPAIRHRLAQAGDQESAAILDVILRDEVGHVAIGNHWYKWLCTQQGRDYVSSYEVLAKQYQAPRLRGPFNLDARRAAGFDEVELEALQRGLEHGN; translated from the coding sequence ATGATGACGAGAACAGAGAAGCAAAGGGAAGTGCGCATGCAGGCGCTCGATGCATTGGCCTTGCAAGACCCAGAAGCAAAATGCGCGGCGGTGTGGGCAATGCGTGAAACGACGAACATCAGTGTCGATGCCAGGCTGGATGCTTTGGATGGCATTCCGGGCAGGCCAGCTCGCCCGGAACTGGTGGCGCCTGCTTCTGTACCACGACGGGCCATGTCGACGGTGGAAGGGCGTGCTGCTTTGCTGCACGCGCTGGCGCATATCGAGTTCAATGCCATTAACCTGGCCTTGGATATCTTATGGCGTTTCCCAGGCATGCCGGTGGCGTTCTATCAAGACTGGTGCAAGGTGGCGGTCGAGGAGGCTACGCACTTTGACTTGCTCTGGCGCCGCTTGCAAGAGTTGGGATATGCCTACGGGGATTTTTCTGCTCACAATGGCTTGTGGGAGATGGCCGAAAAAACACAGGGCGACCTATTGGCTCGGCTGGCGCTCGTGCCGCGCACGCTGGAGGCGCGCGGCCTGGATGTTTCACCTGCGATTCGACATCGGCTTGCGCAGGCGGGCGATCAGGAAAGTGCCGCCATACTGGATGTTATTTTGCGCGATGAAGTCGGCCATGTGGCCATAGGCAATCATTGGTACAAATGGCTTTGTACACAGCAAGGGCGTGATTATGTGAGCAGCTACGAGGTGCTGGCCAAGCAGTATCAGGCGCCAAGGTTGCGGGGCCCCTTCAATCTGGATGCCAGGCGTGCGGCAGGCTTTGACGAAGTCGAACTGGAGGCGCTGCAACGAGGTCTTGAACACGGTAATTAG
- a CDS encoding MFS transporter — translation MKLKVSPYVWVSFAMIVGVMGIALISPLYALYKEAWQLQASDISFIYVIYMIGALCGLLFLGRLPDRVGFRPMMQGGLMLALLGTFISMISTDMVVLSIGRFVVGIASSMLTTSSTLGLSRLSPSGNLQRVAMMTGFLMAFGFGLGPLVGGITGQWAPAPLVTTYIPTLLLGALGLIALFRLTLPKGASVREPLRWHDVLPKLTWPGANTSRAFVLTCCLPFLAFGVFGLYASMAPLFLDKLVPWHGPMVSGTAIALILFTSAAVQVVVGRLPTHWCGAAGLISLALSNALLIVNLWASSAILFGSGVLLTAIGHGMCMLAGMSMVNRLATPSNRSGMMATYLVIGYIGSMLPMMGVGWIADHWGMDLAVRMFCIMVIVLGTPVAVFFQRHPSTQAAQGS, via the coding sequence ATGAAATTGAAAGTATCGCCCTACGTTTGGGTGAGTTTTGCCATGATTGTCGGTGTGATGGGCATAGCACTCATCAGTCCTTTATATGCGCTCTACAAAGAGGCGTGGCAGCTGCAGGCCAGCGATATCTCGTTTATTTATGTCATTTATATGATCGGCGCCTTGTGCGGCTTGTTGTTTTTGGGGCGCCTGCCGGATCGCGTAGGCTTTCGGCCCATGATGCAAGGCGGCTTGATGTTGGCCTTGCTGGGTACGTTCATCAGCATGATATCGACAGATATGGTGGTTCTGAGCATTGGGCGTTTTGTGGTGGGTATAGCTTCGAGCATGCTGACCACGAGTTCCACCTTGGGCTTGTCCAGGCTATCTCCGTCCGGCAATCTGCAACGCGTGGCAATGATGACCGGTTTTTTGATGGCCTTTGGTTTCGGGCTGGGGCCTTTGGTGGGTGGCATCACTGGCCAATGGGCGCCAGCTCCTTTGGTCACAACCTATATTCCGACCCTATTGCTGGGCGCTTTAGGTTTGATTGCCTTGTTTCGCCTGACGCTGCCGAAGGGTGCAAGTGTCAGAGAGCCCTTGCGCTGGCACGATGTCTTGCCCAAGCTGACCTGGCCGGGAGCAAACACTTCCAGGGCTTTTGTGCTGACTTGTTGCCTGCCGTTTCTGGCGTTTGGCGTCTTTGGCTTGTATGCATCCATGGCACCCTTGTTCCTGGACAAACTCGTGCCCTGGCATGGACCCATGGTCAGCGGCACGGCCATTGCACTCATACTGTTTACTTCGGCTGCTGTTCAGGTAGTGGTGGGCCGCTTGCCTACCCATTGGTGTGGCGCCGCCGGCTTGATCAGCCTGGCGTTAAGCAATGCCCTGCTTATCGTGAACCTGTGGGCCAGTTCAGCCATTTTGTTTGGATCGGGCGTATTGCTGACCGCGATAGGGCACGGAATGTGCATGCTTGCCGGCATGAGTATGGTTAATCGCCTTGCCACGCCCAGCAATCGCTCGGGCATGATGGCCACTTATTTGGTGATTGGGTATATCGGCAGCATGCTGCCCATGATGGGTGTGGGCTGGATTGCCGATCACTGGGGCATGGATCTGGCTGTGCGCATGTTCTGCATAATGGTTATCGTGCTGGGCACGCCTGTGGCGGTGTTTTTCCAGCGTCATCCAAGTACGCAGGCAGCACAGGGATCATGA
- a CDS encoding MarR family winged helix-turn-helix transcriptional regulator, which yields MQTKYQTNLANAPDARQARSRFGLLLGSIYRQWRRQVDLSFKNLGLSDATRMPLLVLYVHDEPLRQKDLADALFLDTSSLVRVLAQLRKAQLVDWSRDPADRRAKCIALTAAGRETAALILAKSMDIEQSILADLTPHELDTTRRVLEKISQRFESREIK from the coding sequence ATGCAAACTAAATACCAAACCAATCTCGCGAACGCGCCTGACGCCCGTCAGGCGCGTTCGCGATTTGGGCTGCTGCTTGGCAGCATATACCGACAGTGGCGCCGTCAGGTGGATTTGAGCTTCAAGAATTTAGGCTTATCCGATGCGACGCGCATGCCATTGCTGGTGCTGTATGTGCACGACGAACCCCTGCGTCAGAAGGATCTGGCCGACGCCTTGTTCCTGGATACTTCTTCCTTGGTGCGCGTACTGGCACAGCTGCGCAAGGCGCAATTGGTCGATTGGTCCAGAGATCCTGCTGATCGTCGTGCGAAATGCATTGCACTGACAGCGGCGGGGCGCGAAACCGCCGCCTTGATACTGGCCAAGAGCATGGATATTGAACAGAGCATCCTGGCTGACCTTACGCCGCACGAGCTGGACACCACACGCCGAGTGCTTGAAAAGATTTCACAGCGCTTTGAATCACGGGAAATCAAATGA
- a CDS encoding anti-virulence regulator CigR family protein → MNRRTLLIASILAGSGLTFAVQAAPPEGKGQGNGKGNSSKGGGNGKGNGNGNSGNAGNNGNSGQPGNSGAHGGGKPSQAQGYTSSGGTDHHDRYDAQGRYYDYFDDHRDSHGQLRDGDIYADLIYAGITAALAREYALDFGFGGYSSLPPGIRKNLARGKPLPPGIAKKMVPGSLLGRLPRHPGYEWRIAGTDLILISVATAVIADILYDVF, encoded by the coding sequence ATGAACCGACGTACTTTATTGATTGCATCCATCCTGGCCGGAAGCGGCTTGACGTTTGCTGTGCAGGCTGCCCCACCCGAAGGAAAAGGACAAGGCAACGGCAAGGGAAACTCCAGCAAGGGCGGCGGGAACGGTAAAGGCAACGGCAACGGTAATTCCGGAAACGCCGGCAATAACGGAAACTCCGGCCAGCCGGGCAATAGCGGAGCCCATGGCGGCGGCAAGCCTTCTCAAGCCCAGGGGTATACAAGTTCCGGGGGGACGGATCACCATGATCGTTATGATGCACAGGGCCGCTATTACGACTATTTCGATGACCACAGGGACAGTCACGGTCAATTGCGCGATGGCGATATCTATGCCGACCTGATCTATGCCGGAATCACGGCGGCACTGGCGCGGGAGTATGCGCTGGACTTCGGGTTTGGCGGGTACTCATCGTTGCCGCCCGGAATCCGCAAGAATCTGGCCAGAGGCAAGCCTTTGCCCCCGGGAATTGCCAAAAAAATGGTGCCAGGGTCACTGCTTGGCCGCCTGCCACGGCATCCAGGTTATGAATGGCGTATTGCCGGCACCGATTTAATTTTGATATCTGTAGCCACCGCGGTCATCGCGGACATCCTGTACGACGTTTTTTGA
- the crcB gene encoding fluoride efflux transporter CrcB, which translates to MAYLLVFLGAGLGGMARYGINLAFLKISQPGGFPFGTLFINVLGSLLMGALLVLVSQHAGLPRHTQLFLATGVLGGFTTFSTFSLETMALLHRGQLLAAVLYVLVSVIGAIGGMALIMHFLKFRM; encoded by the coding sequence ATGGCTTACTTACTTGTGTTTCTGGGAGCTGGGCTAGGCGGCATGGCGCGTTACGGAATCAACCTTGCGTTTCTGAAAATATCCCAGCCCGGCGGGTTTCCGTTTGGCACACTGTTCATCAATGTTCTGGGCTCTTTGCTGATGGGGGCTTTGCTTGTATTGGTGTCCCAACATGCTGGGCTTCCCCGGCACACGCAATTATTTTTAGCCACAGGCGTGCTTGGCGGATTTACGACCTTTTCTACATTTTCTTTGGAAACCATGGCATTGCTGCATAGGGGGCAACTTCTGGCGGCAGTGTTATATGTGTTGGTTTCCGTGATTGGCGCAATCGGCGGCATGGCTTTGATCATGCACTTTCTGAAATTCAGGATGTAA
- a CDS encoding potassium transporter Kup, translated as MSSIDNEHPIRPDKLRPGAAMLLGALGVVFGDIGTSPLYAIKVSLSGFASLGEHHILGVLSLLFWLLTIVVSIKYVACIMRADNQGEGGVLALMELANAKLQGKKRWVYVTFGLIGAALFYGDSVITPAISVMSAIDGLSIVSHKLETWIVPLSLVILAGLFAVQSYGTGAMGKLFGPVMLVWFLVIGLLGFWRTVQTPQVLQALNPVWAIQFISEAPWEVFLLLGAIVLAVTGAETLYVDMGHFGRNAIRRAWFGLVMPCLVFAYFGQGALLLHDPASIKNPFFMLAPDFLLLPLVILAAIAAIIASQAVISGAFSLTRQAVQLGYWPRMQIEHTSASTEGQIYLPRVNSLLFLAVMLLVLGFGSADRLAHAYGFAVTGTMLMTSLLAFRVLPLQSSGFKRLVWLLSLTVFLAIDVLLFSSNTLKIVQGGWLPLAIGLVIFTLMITWNLGREKLHNALYDEQHSLAECMQSLEDYPPVRVPGTAVFMSMIYGSVPPALLHNLKHNKVLHEQVLFVTVQTARVPYVPFQERYEIERLNHSSWQIKATWGFKQEPNVPQMLEQLAQDMPEINLEPLEVSFFMSRQTVLVVRKLPLLARLQRRIFAFMARNATRSTRFYKIPPNRVVEMGMQQEI; from the coding sequence ATGAGCAGCATTGATAACGAACATCCAATCCGTCCCGACAAGCTGCGGCCGGGTGCGGCAATGCTGCTTGGTGCATTGGGTGTTGTTTTTGGAGACATAGGAACCAGCCCCCTATACGCAATCAAGGTTTCCTTGTCCGGGTTTGCTTCCTTGGGCGAGCATCACATACTTGGGGTGCTTTCGCTGCTTTTCTGGCTTTTGACCATTGTCGTTTCAATAAAGTACGTGGCCTGCATCATGCGGGCCGACAACCAGGGCGAGGGCGGGGTTCTGGCGCTGATGGAGCTTGCAAACGCTAAGCTGCAGGGCAAGAAAAGATGGGTATATGTCACCTTTGGCCTGATTGGCGCCGCCCTGTTTTATGGCGACAGTGTCATTACGCCGGCCATATCGGTCATGTCGGCGATCGATGGGCTGAGCATTGTTTCACACAAGCTTGAAACATGGATAGTGCCCTTGTCGCTGGTCATCCTTGCAGGCCTTTTTGCCGTTCAGTCCTACGGCACAGGAGCCATGGGAAAGCTATTTGGCCCCGTCATGCTCGTATGGTTTCTTGTCATAGGTTTGCTCGGTTTCTGGCGTACAGTGCAAACCCCGCAGGTCCTGCAAGCGCTCAATCCTGTTTGGGCCATCCAGTTCATATCCGAAGCTCCCTGGGAAGTATTTCTGTTGCTGGGCGCTATTGTCTTGGCCGTAACAGGGGCCGAAACGCTGTATGTTGATATGGGCCATTTTGGCCGCAACGCCATCCGCCGTGCCTGGTTTGGTTTGGTGATGCCGTGCCTGGTGTTTGCCTATTTTGGACAAGGCGCGTTGCTTCTGCATGATCCGGCCTCCATCAAGAATCCATTTTTCATGTTGGCGCCTGATTTCTTGTTGCTGCCCCTGGTGATCCTGGCAGCCATAGCGGCGATTATCGCGTCGCAGGCTGTTATTTCGGGTGCTTTTTCCCTTACGCGCCAAGCTGTTCAGCTGGGGTACTGGCCACGCATGCAAATTGAACACACCTCGGCCAGTACGGAAGGGCAGATTTACCTGCCCCGTGTGAACTCCTTGCTTTTTCTTGCCGTGATGCTGCTGGTCTTGGGCTTTGGCTCCGCAGATCGTCTGGCACATGCTTACGGTTTTGCCGTCACCGGCACCATGCTCATGACTTCCTTGCTGGCATTCAGGGTGTTGCCTCTGCAATCGTCCGGCTTCAAGCGCCTGGTATGGTTGCTCAGCTTGACAGTATTCCTTGCCATTGACGTTTTGCTGTTCTCTTCCAACACGCTGAAGATTGTTCAGGGCGGCTGGTTGCCATTAGCCATAGGGCTGGTCATATTCACCTTGATGATCACCTGGAATTTGGGGCGTGAGAAACTGCATAATGCGCTGTACGACGAGCAGCATTCCCTGGCCGAGTGCATGCAAAGCCTGGAAGACTATCCACCTGTTCGAGTGCCGGGTACCGCTGTATTCATGAGCATGATTTATGGCAGCGTACCGCCAGCGCTATTGCATAATCTCAAACATAATAAGGTGCTGCATGAGCAGGTATTGTTTGTCACCGTCCAGACGGCCAGGGTGCCTTACGTCCCGTTTCAGGAGCGCTATGAAATCGAGCGCCTGAATCATTCGAGCTGGCAAATCAAGGCCACCTGGGGTTTCAAGCAAGAGCCCAATGTGCCCCAAATGCTTGAGCAACTGGCGCAAGACATGCCCGAAATCAATCTTGAACCGCTGGAGGTTTCGTTTTTTATGTCGCGGCAAACTGTGCTGGTTGTGCGCAAACTGCCACTGCTTGCACGCCTTCAGCGCAGGATATTCGCCTTTATGGCCCGCAACGCCACGCGCAGCACGCGGTTCTACAAGATTCCACCCAATCGTGTGGTTGAAATGGGCATGCAGCAAGAAATCTAA
- a CDS encoding MgtC/SapB family protein → MMSMLADIWQTVVGEFSDIADIHDATITAIRLIVAVVLGAVIGYERELRGKDAGLRTHMLVALGACIFVLVPVTAGMEAPEVSRVMQGIISGIGFLGAGAILKHRQDVKGLTTAASIWVAAAVGVAAGYGREATAVASTLIALFVLAVVARLEK, encoded by the coding sequence ATCATGTCCATGCTGGCGGATATTTGGCAGACCGTGGTGGGTGAGTTTTCTGATATTGCAGATATACACGACGCAACCATTACTGCAATACGCTTGATTGTTGCGGTTGTGCTGGGGGCTGTAATCGGCTATGAACGAGAACTGCGCGGTAAAGATGCCGGCTTGCGCACCCATATGCTGGTGGCCCTGGGCGCCTGCATATTCGTTCTGGTCCCGGTAACAGCCGGGATGGAGGCGCCGGAGGTAAGCCGGGTCATGCAAGGAATTATCTCTGGAATCGGTTTTCTGGGCGCGGGCGCCATACTCAAGCACAGGCAAGACGTCAAAGGCCTTACCACTGCCGCGAGCATCTGGGTTGCCGCTGCCGTAGGGGTTGCCGCCGGCTACGGCCGAGAGGCGACTGCCGTAGCCAGCACGCTCATCGCACTGTTTGTCCTGGCAGTCGTTGCAAGGCTTGAAAAATAA
- a CDS encoding benzoate/H(+) symporter BenE family transporter, with product MTTATQTVGSSVSNWFRISHISAGFIAVLVGYTSSVAIIFQAAQAAGATPAELNSWMWALGIGMGASCIGLSLRYRSPVLTAWSTPGAALLVTSLQGLSMNQAIGVFLFSSLLITLGGITGWFQKLMQYMPRHIAAAMLAGILIRFGMDLFLAMQTQWVMVGLMFLTFVLGRIWLPRYTIPLALAVGVICAGALGLLHLDALSWTPARPLLMAPEFSPSALIGVGIPLFIVTMTSQNVPGLAVLRANGYNTPASPLIGWTGGIGLLLGPFGGFSFNLAAITAAICMSKDADPDPDKRYGAAVWAGVFYLATGIFGATVVSLFNAFPGELVAAIAGLALLGTIANSLAGALTEERGREAAVVTFICTASGLSFMGIGSAFWGLVFGLAVHLFTKRPA from the coding sequence ATAACAACAGCAACACAAACAGTCGGGTCATCTGTGAGCAACTGGTTCAGAATTTCGCATATTTCCGCCGGCTTCATCGCCGTTCTCGTGGGCTATACCAGTTCGGTGGCCATTATTTTCCAAGCCGCCCAGGCCGCAGGCGCAACACCGGCCGAACTGAACTCATGGATGTGGGCTCTGGGCATAGGCATGGGGGCCAGTTGCATAGGTCTTTCGCTACGCTATCGCAGCCCGGTGCTGACTGCCTGGTCCACACCAGGCGCCGCGCTGTTGGTGACCAGCCTGCAAGGCCTGAGCATGAACCAGGCCATAGGTGTATTCCTGTTTTCGTCCTTGCTGATCACGCTGGGCGGCATCACCGGCTGGTTTCAGAAACTGATGCAATACATGCCCAGGCATATTGCCGCAGCCATGCTGGCGGGAATATTGATCCGTTTTGGCATGGATCTCTTCCTGGCCATGCAGACCCAGTGGGTAATGGTGGGGCTTATGTTCCTGACATTCGTGCTGGGCCGTATATGGCTGCCGCGCTACACCATCCCGCTGGCTTTGGCTGTGGGGGTGATATGCGCCGGCGCCCTTGGTCTGCTGCACCTTGATGCCTTAAGCTGGACGCCAGCCCGCCCCTTGCTCATGGCGCCGGAGTTTTCGCCTTCGGCCCTGATCGGTGTTGGCATTCCCTTGTTTATCGTCACCATGACGTCACAGAACGTACCCGGGCTGGCGGTGTTGCGCGCCAACGGTTACAACACGCCCGCTTCACCCCTGATCGGCTGGACTGGGGGCATAGGCCTGTTGCTGGGGCCATTCGGTGGTTTTTCGTTCAATCTGGCCGCCATTACCGCCGCCATTTGCATGAGCAAAGATGCCGACCCCGATCCCGACAAACGCTATGGAGCGGCAGTCTGGGCCGGTGTGTTTTATTTGGCCACGGGTATTTTTGGCGCCACGGTTGTCAGTCTGTTCAATGCTTTTCCTGGCGAACTGGTTGCAGCCATTGCCGGCCTTGCACTGCTGGGCACCATCGCCAATAGCCTGGCAGGTGCGCTAACAGAAGAGCGAGGCCGCGAAGCGGCCGTGGTGACCTTCATATGCACCGCTTCAGGCCTGAGCTTTATGGGCATAGGCAGCGCATTCTGGGGACTGGTGTTCGGCCTGGCCGTGCACCTATTTACCAAACGCCCGGCTTGA